In the Helianthus annuus cultivar XRQ/B chromosome 11, HanXRQr2.0-SUNRISE, whole genome shotgun sequence genome, one interval contains:
- the LOC118484014 gene encoding uncharacterized protein LOC118484014 gives MKIGFDKNKVTCFKCKQKGHFKRECTNNKADDSVNPFYKDYCKKAIYHQNNEQPTRKQIEEGPSKEKRQAAMTLRDRSESSIQNEKYVWDNFDWDKYFDETEGVRIVIHDDEGYDWSQHDKEDGKAKAMVAEIKQSREERHARIRLDEVYDAYKEATQAGRWSKEKECFVDPQGNPTVDPETVDFEALVATIPTVSVWCKGLEEIPRNKEKVQEGIRKVIYASLEKKKTVEEIVDESEKLVKEVKKADEKVEEAIAEKQQEIEEDQNQQAKEATVPNTGVTTQTDSSNQSVDNKAEQQCKKCMETCSKTTKCLEARYEGKQMVLNQYIDDVAKLKQELADKEKLVNKLQSYHASSYILEHIFNITPDGKESEKNKKGIGSE, from the exons ATGAAGATAGGTTTCGATAAGAACAAAGTCACTTGCTTCAAGTGTAAACaaaaggggcatttcaaaagagaatgcacgAACAACAAAGCTGATGATAGCGTGAATCCTTTTTATAAGGATTACTGCAAAAAGGctatttatcatcagaataacgAGCAACCAACCAGAAAGCAGATTGAAGAAGGACCTTCTAAAGAAAAGAGACAAGCTGCAATGACACTTCGTGATCGTAGTGAATCCAGTAtacaaaatgaaaaatatgtttggGATAATTTTGATTGGGATAAATACTTCGATGAGACAGAAGGAGTCAGAATTGtaattcatgatgatgaagggtatgattggagtcaacATGACAAAGAAGATGGAAAAGCCAAGGCAATGGTTGCTGAGATCAAACAAAGTCGTGAAGAAAGGCATGCTCGCATTAGGCTGGATGAAGTGTATGATGCTTACAAAGAAGCAACACAAGCAGGCAGGTGGAGCAAAGAAAAGGAATGCTTTGTCGATCCTCAAGGAAATCCGACGGTTGATCCTGAAACAGTTGATTTTGAAGCACTAGTTGCTACAATACCGACTGTGAGTGTTTGGTGCAAAGGCCTTGAGGAGATTCCAAGGAATAAAGAAAAGGTTCAAGAAGGCATTAGGAAGGTGATATATGCCAGTCTGGAGAAGAAGAAGACGGTTGAAGAGATTGTTGATGAGAGTGAAAAGCTGGTGAAGGAAGTGAAGAAAGCTGATGAGAAAGTTGAGGAAGCTATTGCAGAGAAACAACAGGAGATTGAGGAAGATCAGAATCAACAAGCGAAAGAAGCCACGGTGCCAAACACTGGGGTAACAACCCAAACTGATTCTTCTAATCAGTCAGTTGATAATAAAGCTGAacaacagtgcaagaaatgcatggaaacgtgcagt AAAACAACTAAATGTCTTGAAGCTAGATATGAAGGCaaacaaatggttttaaatcaatatattgatgatgttgctaagcTTAAACAAGAACTAGCAGATAAAGAAAAGTTGGTCAATAAACTTCAGAGTTATCATGCATCTTCATACATTCTGGAAcatattttcaacatcacacccgatGGGAAAGAGTCAGAAAAGAATAAAAAGGGAATTGGGTCTGAATAa
- the LOC110890362 gene encoding rhodanese-like domain-containing protein 6, whose protein sequence is MIIVAESMTDKKSTDDDKYGVLLYYKYTKIPDLDDLFTTYTSNCTALSLLGRVRLAPDGVNVTIGGKLSSLNEHIAFMSKNQLFDGTDFKLATCSEPINDKIADECGFTTLSIRIVKELVTFSSHPLLKPPEISNAGQHLSAIEFHSLLQNANASETSRKLVLLDARNLYETRIGKFNAPNVETLDPEIRQYSDLPSWLDNQSEKLRGNNILMYCTGGIRCEMASAYIKSKGPGFENVFQLYGGIQRYMEQFPDGGFFKGKNFVFDHRVSVGPSDNVVGNCLVCNFPFDDYSSRSRCRYCRMLVLVCHACKGMNPSYVCELCQKYGKLDEPEPESEAKPEPALKGSKKLRILCLHGFRQNASSFKGRTASLAKKLKNMVEFVYIDAPHQLQFIYQNQETGEAKFPPNKVCNRKFAWFIDPSADKNTSLNWEMAQTPFDSLQYQKQTAGYDESLTYLKEFVTKNGPFDGILGFSQGAAMAACVAAQKSSLKGEIDFRFVILCSGFQVNLVENEKNLINCPSLHIYGSDHGKDTQIAFDASKRLGSLFEEGSAVIIEHDYGHIIPTRSPYIDMIKDFLERFH, encoded by the coding sequence ATGATTATTGTTGCAGAAAGCATGACGGATAAGAAGAGCACCGATGACGACAAATACGGAGTCCTGTTATACTACAAATACACCAAAATTCCCGATCTTGATGACCTCTTCACCACTTACACTTCCAACTGCACCGCACTCTCTCTTCTCGGTCGCGTACGCCTGGCCCCAGACGGTGTCAATGTCACCATCGGCGGAAAATTATCATCTTTAAACGAACACATCGCATTCATGTCCAAAAATCAGTTATTCGACGGAACAGACTTCAAGCTAGCAACCTGCAGTGAGCCCATAAACGACAAAATCGCAGATGAATGCGGTTTTACTACTCTTTCCATCCGAATCGTTAAAGAATTAGTTACGTTTAGTTCCCACCCTCTTTTAAAACCACCCGAAATATCAAACGCCGGACAACATTTATCCGCTATTGAGTTCCATTCACTACTTCAAAATGCTAATGCTTCAGAAACTTCAAGAAAACTTGTTCTTTTGGATGCAAGAAATTTATACGAAACAAGAATCGGTAAATttaatgctccgaatgtcgagaCGTTGGATCCGGAAATCCGACAATACAGCGATCTTCCTTCTTGGTTAGATAATCAGTCTGAAAAATTACGCGGTAATAATATTCTAATGTATTGTACGGGTGGAATTAGGTGTGAGATGGCATCAGCGTATATCAAATCGAAAGGTCCGGGTTTCGAAAACGTGTTTCAGTTATATGGCGGGATTCAACGCTATATGGAACAGTTTCCAGATGGTGGATTTTTTAAAGGGAAGAATTTTGTTTTCGACCATAGGGTTTCGGTGGGACCCTCCGATAATGTGGTCGGTAACTGTCTTGTTTGTAACTTCCCGTTTGATGATTATTCTTCTAGAAGCAGATGCAGATATTGTAGAATGCTAGTGTTGGTCTGCCACGCGTGCAAGGGTATGAATCCGTCTTATGTTTGTGAGTTATGTCAGAAATACGGTAAGCTTGATGAACCCGAACCTGAATCCGAAGCTAAACCCGAACCTGCTTTGAAGGGTTCGAAAAAGTTGAGAATTTTGTGCTTACACGGGTTTCGACAGAACGCGTCTAGTTTCAAAGGAAGAACCGCATCGTTAgctaaaaaattaaagaatatGGTGGAGTTCGTTTATATCGATGCGCCACATCAGCTTCAGTTCATTTATCAAAATCAAGAAACCGGCGAAGCAAAATTTCCACCGAATAAAGTATGCAATAGGAAATTTGCATGGTTTATTGATCCCAGTGCCGATAAAAACACGAGTTTAAACTGGGAAATGGCTCAAACTCCGTTTGATTCTCTGCAGTACCAGAAACAAACTGCGGGTTATGATGAATCACTGACGTATCTGAAAGAATTCGTGACTAAAAATGGACCGTTTGATGGAATCTTGGGATTTTCTCAAGGGGCAGCGATGGCTGCTTGTGTTGCGGCCCAGAAATCGAGTTTGAAGGGTGAGATTGATTTCCGATTTGTGATATTGTGTTCTGGGTTTCAGGTTAATTTAGTAGAAAATGAGAAGAATTTGATCAACTGCCCTTCGCTTCACATATACGGCAGTGACCATGGAAAAGATACGCAGATAGCGTTTGATGCTAGTAAAAGACTTGGGTCGTTGTTTGAAGAAGGTTCTGCGGTCATAATTGAGCATGATTATGGGCATATTATTCCTACAAGATCACCATATATCGATATGATCAAAGATTTTCTTGAACGTTTTCACTAG